The Nicotiana tomentosiformis chromosome 9, ASM39032v3, whole genome shotgun sequence genome contains the following window.
GCGTCCTCCTTGTTGCATCGTATTGTTGCTGATTGGAGAAGAACCGGTAAGAACTCTATCTTCAATTACTTTACCCGATTATTGCTTCACCGAATTATGAAAATACCGTTTTGATTGCCTTTATTGTTGAAGTACTTAGTTGGGTATGGTGGCAATCTTAAATTGTGATATTCCAGAATACTATATATAACTTTTCTCCTCTAATTTCTTATAAGAAAGAAACTTTGCATAAAAAATGTTTTTTGTTGGGATTGTTTGAGAAATCCTATTAAGATTGAAGAAGCATCTAAATATTCCACACTAGATAAACTGAAGCAACAGTTCCTTTTTCTTCCTGCTAAGTATAAGGTTAGTTCTTTAGTGAAAAGTTTCTCTTTTAAGTTTGTTGGGAGAAAGCAAGCCAAGTGGAAAGCATTGTATCCAGCAATTGGCTTATAATGATGTTCCATGTAAATTACATCTTGTTGATGACAATCGATGAATTTGAATATATATTCATAAGCGCCGAAGGTATTCAGAGAAAGTGTATTATTACTACATAACACTATTTGTGTTGATGTGCTCTCATAATAATCATAATTATATGGCTTAAAGATGTGGGAGTTTTGACATTGTGACACCCCTAGAATATGTTTTGAAAGTCTTAACATGTTTGGCATATTGGATATAGGGAATTGTAACATATTGGCGTGATAGTCTAACAATACACCTGCAGATAAAAAGATTTTCTAAAAGTGAAAGGAGGTGtttgtaagagtgacatgtagctATAAACTCTTAGTTGAGATTTTGTAGGACTAGTACTTAATGTGAAAAGTAGCCAGGTGTAAGCAAGAAACTTTCTTGCTAAGAAATAAGAATGTTAAAAAGTGGTGATTATTATTAAAAGATTAGGAAAATAGAGGCCTTAGTTGAGAGAGCACTTACAACATTTTATTATGATGGGACCTAATAGTCTGGTGGGGTAGTAGTATTTTCTGGTTACACCTAATAGTCTGGAGGAGAAGAAATAGTTCTTGTTTTAAGTCAACTGATTCAAAGTAACATAATCCAACTGACGCAAAGTTCAGACCTCATAGAGGGCTTATCGCAGTTAAGACTGCACCGACATGTGCTGTTAAAAAACCTATTTTCGCACATTTGATCTCTTTTCTCTAATAAGTATGCAAATAATCAAGCAAGTCATTGTATTCGTGATCTCTGGTATGGGGTTTCTTAATTAATTCTTGGTTTTGGTTCTTGACTTTTATGGACTTTTTATTCTCTGTTTCAACTTAGTGTGTATCCAAATTAATGCTTTGTggtttttgatatatttttttaaatcttttcCTTTGGTTCAAATTTTGATCGTTTTGCTATATGAAGTTTGTGCATGCATCTTAATGTTTCTAAATTAAACATATCTTGTTATTAGTTTGTTTCTGGTTAAGTTCAGTTTGACATTATACTGAAAGATTTTGACTGCAAATTGGACAATCTTGCAATAGTTAGTGGTGTTGAATCTGGTAAGCTAATTCATTCGTGGGATTCTACTTGTTGCTATTActtcttttcatcttttctttagctcgagagtctatcggaaacaacctctctatccttccAGTGTAGGGGTAAAACTGCGTACATCTTACTCTCCCCAGATCCAAAGCCTTATGTTTCTAAGCATTTCTCAATCATTTGTTTCTGATATAATAGAcaataaaaaatagaaagaaggttAATCATAtagttttacttttttattttattgtaggTAATTAGATGATGGATAAGAGCTGGATATTCATCAAGAATAGGACGTTACCTCAATACTTGAATGGTGtggaatattttttaaactttgcaTTTTCTAATCCTAATGTTGGTGTAAGAATCCAATGCCCATGTATTAAGTGTAATAATGTTCTTTGGAAAACACGAGAAGAAGTGAAGACAGATTTACTTAGGCGAGGAATTGATTCAACATATGATAGGTGGATTTATCATGGTGAGCTGGATTCATCTTCGGATGATGGAACAAATGCTAGTATAAATTCAGATATAGGAAATGATGATGCTTCCACTTTTGAAATGTTACATGACTTGTATCATGGTATTCCCACTAATAGTCATGAGTTTGATGAGAACAATGAGTTTAGTTGCGAAGAGCCTAATACATAAGCTAAAATTTTCTATAGGTTATTAAAAGATGCAGAGCAAAAGCTATATCCTGATTGTGAAAAGTTCTCCAAACTCTCTTTTGTAATGCGTCTTTTTCAAATGAAGTGTCTACATGGCTGGAGTAATACCTCATTTGACTCTTTATTGAAATTATTGAGTGATGTTTTACCCAAAGGAAATGTACTCCCGAATTCTATCTATGAAGTTCAAAAGATAATTAAAGGTTTGGGTCTAGATTATGTGAAGATAGATGCATGTGTTAATAATTACATTTTATATAGAAAGGAATATGCGAATCTTGAGCAATGCCCTAAATGTGGTAAAAAAAGATAGATGATAAAAAAAGGAGAAGATACTAATGAAGATGTTGCTTTAGGAAATTCGAATAAGAGAAATAAAGGAATTTCAAGAAAGATTCTTAGATATTTTCCTATAATACCAAGATTACAACGATTGTTTATGACAAAACGTACCGCTGAAGATATGAGATGGTATAAAAATAAGCGAGCCGATGATGGAGTTTTACGACATCCAGCTGACTCATTGGCGTGGAAAAGTTTTGATGAAAAGTATCCAAGTTTTGCTTCAGATCCACGTAATATAAGGCTTGGGCTTGCTTCAGATGGATTTAATCCTTTTGGTTCAATGAGTAATGCTTATAGCATGTGGCCAGTAATCTTGATCCCATATAATCTCCCCCCATGGTTATGTATGAAACAATCAAATCTTTTGTTGTCTTTGCTTATTCCTGGACCAAAAGGCCCTGGTATGGATATTGATGTGTATCTCCAACCCTTGATAGATGATTTGAAAATCTTATGGGAGAGTGGAATTGAAACTTATGATGCTTTTACGAAACAAAATTTTTTCTTGCGTGCTTTCTTGTTGTGGACAATTAATGACTATCCAGCTTATGGTATTTTATCCGGTTGGAGCACTAAAGGTAAATTAGCTTGTCCGATTTGTCATATACATACTTGTTCCATTTACTTGAAACATGGTCGAAAGCAATGCTATATGGGTCATCGTAGGTTCTTGGAAGTAAATCATCCATTTCGTCGGAATAAAAGTTCTTTTGATAACACAAAGGAGGAAAGACTCGCACCACAAGCTTTGAGTGGAGATGATGCGCTTGCACAACTTAATACATCCTCACAAGTGTTAGTTGACGGCagcacaagaaaaagaaaacggGATGCTATAAGATATGACAATTGGAAGAAGAAAAGTGTATTCTTTGAACTCCCATATTGGAGGACTTTATTGTTGAGACATAATTTGGATGTGATGCATATAGAGAAAAACATCAGTGAAAGTGTGATAGGGACGTTATTAGATATTGAAGGAAAACCAAAGGACACATTAAAATCTCGATTGGATTTACAAGAGTTGAAAATTAAAAAACCCCTTCATACAATAAAAAATGAGAATAAATACATACTTCCTCCAGCAAGCTATACAATGTCTAAAACCGAGAAGATTCAATTTTGCCAGCTAATCAAAGAAGTCAAGTTTCCTGATGCTTATGCTTCTAACATTAGTCGTTGTGTCAATGTTAAGGAAGCAAGAATTTTTGGACTTAAAAGTCATGATCACCATGTTCTTTTTCAACGTATTTTTCCACCTATAATCAAGGGGATTTTGCCAAAGGATGCATATGATCCATTAGTTGAACTATCATTATTCTTTAGCGATTTGTGCGCTAAAGAGTTGCATGTGGAAAAGTTAGATCAACTAGATAAAAGTATACGGATGACAATTTGTAAATTAGAGCGTGTGTTTTTGCCAACATTCTTTGATGTTATGGTTCATTTGGCAATACATTTGGCAATGGAGGCAAAATTGGGTGGTCCCGTTCAATTTCGATGGATGTATTACATTGAAAGGTTGGATTCTTATTCCTCTAAACTATTCCTTTAGCTGCCCTTTTAGTTAAAATTTGTTGCAAAACTGATATATTTTTACGTCATAGATTTTTGCGCACCTTGAAAAGTTATGTACGAAATAAAGCCCACCCAGAAGGATCAATTGCTGAGGGATATCTTGCTGAGGAATGCATGACATTTTGTTCCAAATATTTGACTGATATGGAGACAAAGCAAAATCGTCCAGATAGAAATTTTGATTCTTCAAATATAGAACCCAATGGCTTATCCATATTTAATTGTCGTGGTAAGCCATTAGCAGGGGGTGCTTGGATAAACTTGAGCACTCATGAAATCAATCAAGCTCATTTTTACATCCTCCAAAATTGTGAGAAAGTCAGACCTTGGATGGAGTAAGATACCTTTCACTTAGTTTACATCATTTTATTCTTATGAAACTCTCAGCAACTCTGTTCTAATGttatttgttttgatttttattaAATGCTCATAATCCATAGGCAACACTTAGAAATATTAAGGAAGGAGAATAATAGAAATGTTTCAAGAGGCACAAGGAGGAATTCCCTTTGTGGTTTGAGAAAAAGGTAAATTATATCATTTGATGCTAGTTTACTTTTGTTTAGGataatttataaattatattttttaagtAGTATTAATGTTTGTGAGTTTGTAATTGAAATATTATAGGTGGTAGAGTTAAAAGAAAATGGTAATGGCCGAATTACCAATGGATTACTAGCTTTGGCAAGACGTCCAGACCCTCGTGCTTATTGCCATAGTGGATATATCATGAATGGGTTTAGGTTTCGAACAATGGAATCTGAGGTAGGTTTGAAAACTCAAAATAGTGGTGTAGTTGTGAAGAGTGATGAACATACAGAAAATGTTGATTATTATGGAAAGATAAGAAAGATTTTAGAGATCCAATATTTGGACAATAATTCAGTCATATTATTCCAATGTGATTGGTTTGATGTTCCTACTCAAGGTCGTAGTCAAAGTAGAGGTTATAAAAGGGATGAATATGGATTCATATGTGTAGATGTGACACGACTCCATTATAAAAATGATCCATTCATTTTAGGCTCACAAGCTCAATCTGTGTATTATGTTAAACATGATCAAAATGAGAATTGGCATGCTGTGGTAAGAGTAAGACCACGGAATTTGTATGATTTACCCGAACAAGAAGATGAAACGGAGCCGTACCAACTGATTGACTTGGTTGAAAGAGGAGAAGCAGATCTTCAAGTAGAGTCTGACAATGATGTCATTAGAATACAAAGAGAAGACATTGATGGAGTGAGTGTTGATGCACCTTCTCTGAATAACGAGGAAGAAGTAGACTTAGAAGCTATTGATGAATTTGATCATGAAAATGGAGATGACTTCAGTGCAGATGAAGAATATCTTTCTGATAAATTTGATGAAATTGAGGATGATGATTGGCTGTAATTTTCAACTAGTCTTCAAGATAATTTTGCTTATTTCAAATGCTTTCTTCACAGAAGTTCTATTTCAATCACCTTGCCGAAATGGTTAATTTCTattttctatttcttcaatttctttatcatttttgctTTTAATTGATTTGTTTCTCTCAGTTTCTGAAAatatattgtctctttcttaAAATTTTACTTTCGTCAGTTAGTCTCCAATAATATAATTCCTTTTAATATGTGTTACAGCCTATCATGATGACAGATGCGCATGTTTCTAATAATGATGGAACTACTGATGTAATCTCAAATCCATCGTCAGGTAAGTAAATTCATTTGTTAAAATCGAGCCCTATAAAATCTCTAGCTTATATATGTTATGTTTACTATACATCTAAGTATTTTCATATATAGATAAAGGTAAAAAGAGAAAAGGAAGAGGGAAGACTACATGGCTTTCAATCCAAAAGAAACGCAAAGATAGTGACAATGGAAAGTTGAAGGTGATTATTCCATCAGATCGAACTGTAGCAGTAGGTCCTGGAGCTAATGATTTCGTTACCGAGCTCTCTGTTAAAGTTATGCATAATGCTAGGCATGATGTCAAGAATTGGAAGGAAGTTCCTGATATTGCAAAAGATAGGATTTGTGCCCATATGCTGGTAATTCACTATGTTCCCTTAGAATTTTCTTGCTGGTCCAATACACATAAGAAAATTCTCAATATAAGTATACAAATAAAGTATACTGATAAACCAACTTTAGAAAAGATGACTCCGAACATCCCTTGGTTCATTGGCAGAAAATTGAAATTCTATTTTAAGTAAGCTCactttagttttttttttgaattcagGACACCTTCCAACTTCCAGACACACAACACAATCGGGATACTATCCTTAAAACAGCTAATAATTTATATAGATATCGTCGTAGTAGGCTCAATGATCATTTCAAGAAATATGCTACAAAGGAGGATTGCTTGCAGAACATGCCACCCGATGTTAATGAAGCTGAATGGAGATTCCTGGTTGAATATTTCGATTCTGATACTTTTAAGGTAATTAATTAGGATACGCCAAAATTAAATTGATTTAACATTgcaaattatttattttcttgttcTACTTCTTATAGTTCATCAAGAAATATATTTACGAATTCAATTTAATATAGAGAATGAGTGAGCAAAACAAAACCAATAAGGGAAAACAAGAAATGAATCATATTTGCGGCAGAAAATCCTTCCAGGCGGTATCTTTTGAACAGGTAACATATGTctttattttgatgaattttagttattttttatttaataacaTAATTTGATTGGTTTTAGTAGAGAAATACAAGCACCGGAAAAGAGCCAAACTTGCAAAAACTTTGGGAATTGACTCACATGAAGAACGGACATTGGATTAATGATGCCTCTGCGGAATTAAATATACGTGCGAAACTCTTATCCTTATTCCTAGAATGTGAGTCCATAGAAATAAATATTGAAAGTTAGAGCCGGTATAAAAAATTTTGTAGGATAAGGTGAAAGAATATGTTGCTGAACAAATTCAAGAAATTGAAGAGGATACTGATTTGGACTTGGTTGTTAATGCTGCATTTGTGAAATTTGTTGGAGAAACATCAAGTTATTGCCGTGGTCAAGGATCAGGAGTTAAGTCAACAAGTAGGAAATCCATGAATGGAATTCAAGAGAAACTGCAAGCACAACAAAAAGAGGTGGAAGAAGAACGTCGTAAAAGAGAGAGTGTAGAATGCCAGCTAAAGGAAGTAAAGATTCAGCTTGAGGAGGAGCGGAAAAGTCGAGAAGCCATGGTGCGTGACCAAAAACTATTGAAACAGAGCATGATGGCACTAGCATCCCATTTGCTAAGTAATGAGGTATTTCAATTACTTGCTTTTGATCCTAAGAATATTTCGCTCAAACTAAACAACAGTTAAAGTGATAGCATCACTTTATGTGTTAAAGTCGTCACACAAATATAAAATTCATGTGTAAAAACTCAGTATTAGACCTTGAAATCAGCAAAAATGTGATGAGGATATGATTGCAAGCCGGCACTTGTGCCAAAAGTTAGCACTATTATTTGCATTGCTACTTTTACAGAGAATAGTTTTTCAAACGAGTGGTATAAAGCAATAGATTATGAGAGGTATTGCCTACATGATGAATAACTCAGTAAAGGGGAAAAAAGAAAGAGGTCAGTTTTGGTTATAAGTTTGTGAGTTTTAGATTCACAATCTTTTTAATTTATGTCCATCTTCAACCAATGAAAGTGAAGATATTGAGAAGTCTATTCGGTTGGCTAAATTGGAAAATGCTGTAGGAGATTCTAGGCAAATTCTCTATAAAGGGGACTCAAGAAATCAGAAAGGTACTGTATTTCTTAAAAAGATTATTCCGGCGAATGATTCTACACGCTCTGTGAGTGGGGGAATAAAGAGCACATAGCACCAAGAGGTTCCCAGCTCTGTAAAGGTTGAGGTTCACCAGCAGTAAATGCAGAATTAAACAAAAAGACAGAGAAAATAAAATACTTTGATTACGGAAAAGAAGTTATTAAAACAACCGAATACATAAATTTCTCTTGTCGCACAATCTCTGTTTCTTTCTTGTTCATGTATCATTCCTCCCCACAGATTTGTACGACAAATTAAGTTATGTAGTTTTACTATGTTTAACAGAATGGAGTTTCTGCTGGAATTCTCAATATTATTTCTAATTTAAGTGGTTCAAATGAGTCAAGTTGTTCAAGACTTATGGATGACATAACGGTAAGAAAACTTCGTCTAACTCTTGTAAAAGTAAATTCCTTGGTTGATATTATTCACTATCATGTTTGCATTATATTTCAATCTAGTATCTTGTCGTCGCCGCCACCACCATTCATATCATGAACTTAGCCTTCAGGTCTCACAAATAAATTAGTTGTTGGCTTTGTAAAAGTCACCTTTGGCTTTGTCTCAAACGCCACCTTTATATACAAATTAAAAGGCAGTTGAAGATTGAATGTTAAATTATTTTGCAGATAGAAATGATTCTCTATAGGGTGGCTTTGTGGTCCCTGAGTAGAATTTACACTGATTAATTTCCTTGAAGGTAggaatattttctttaattaaatTGGATTACTAGGTTCAGAAATTGAATCCAAAGTGGAAAAAGAAGGATTAGATTTGTTATTCTGAATTGATTATGGTAGTTTAGAAGAAGACTTACCCCTGCAAATGTCTAAAATGTCATTAATCATTATCTTCTTCCattatttattaattttcatTTAACTAAGTTCAAAAAGGAAAGTTGCTTGATCTTGGACATTTGAAAGGTGATGTGCGAGTTCTTTGGCTTTATAGTTCTCTGTTGCAATTTTTTTTTGAGGTTgtccatttttattttttttatgagtTCTTGTTTACTGCTATTATTACAGCTTTCGGCAACACAATTAACATAAAAAATTGTTGTATATGAAACTCCCTTGACCAAAAGGAGTTTACTGATCTCAAAAGTCTTCTATTATCTTAAAATTCAAGTTATCTTTTCCTTTAGATTCTAAACATCAATTAATTATAATAACTATCATAATAGTATGTTCTGATTATTAGTAGAAGCATATAAAATTCATATGCAACTATATTTTGTCCATCATGCTTAATTTTGCTCCAATCTAgtcaccaatatatatatatatcattcatTGGCGCCCGAATTCTCTCTTAAGCTCCTATAATGTCTTCGGGATCAAGTAATTATACGAAACATTTCTTGCCTAACCGCTCATATGCCACCTCCTTTGGTATTCATCTTCTCATCTTGcttgtgtttttctttttttctcttactAGCTTTAGCACTATTTTTGTCATGTTGATTTAGTATTATTACTAAATTCGCTCATCTATTTATCATTTATTGCGTCTGTTGCTAGCCTTTTGTTCAATGTCGCTACGATCATTGGTGTGTCTTATTCTTAGTTTTTCCTAATTTGGTTGACACGGATATGAATGTCATGGTAGTTTTTTTTCCTCCTTTTATCTACCCatcaataaattatatatttatatacaaaGATATGATCAATCTTTAACAAGTTGAGTAAAGAAGGCATGAAAATATTCCTAGAGCTTCTTATAGTTGCGACCTTCCCTTTCGTGAGATTTACatctaaatattttatttgacttTCAGGAGAATTTGTATCTTAATAGAATTTTGGCTGGACTTTTATAAGAGTTTGTTAATTCTGGAGGTTATAAATAGGAAAATCATCAGATAAAAAATATGGGAAAAGCAGAAATTTAGTGGGTAAGTATGTCGGAAAAGGATGTGTAACTGGCGGCCTGATGGTATAAAGATAGTGAAGAGATCAAAGTACGAGATGGATATAAACTATAATTTTTTTGAGCCTCTGAGGAGGAGGTTATTAAAATGAAGCAGATCTGTAGTTCGAATGAATTGGAGAAGCAAAGTGTTGTCTATTTTAAAGTCAATCTTGGATCAGTTTATTGATAAATTAGTTAGGATTTTCGTGGAGATCACAACTTTTCGTGGAGCCTTTAGTGATCTTTCTGATCGTTAATTATCATTGGTAAAATAATTTCAACTTGCCTATAACCTTTTCTGGATGGAGTTCAAGGAAAAGGTTTGGAACATTGGCAGTTTCAAACACCTATAAGAAGTGTCAATGGTGAAGGAGAATATAAGAAGTGTCAATGGTGAAGGAGAATATAAGAAGTGTCAATggtgaaggagaagaagaagttaGGTTGTCGAAGAAAGTCTCAGTCATTTGTAGTCACAAAAGTGGATTTCTTTTGGTCCTGTCTTtcacatttttctttttttgtaaattttctattCCTTTCTTTCAGATTTTGGCATGATCTCCGTGTTTGGTTTTCGTTAACACATCTGACATTACATTTTAACTTCTTTTATTCAAGATTCCAAAATTTATCTTCATATTAGAATGATGCAACATGTGTGACACAAAGCACTCTTGAAGTAGTAAATAAGTACTTATATGGAGGAAAAACTATCAACTTTAATATAAACCTTATGCCAAAAAAGAAGATAATTTAAAGGTGAAGAAGTACGCGTAATTCTCTTAGGAGTAAGGAAATGAAATTTTCTTGAAACTTCTTTTAAAAAGATCAAAGAGTTAATTGATTCAGAAAATATGTATATTTGGAATCTGATTCATTTATAGAACTATATATATTACGTCCGTATGcacacatataatatatataaaaaatttatcCTCTTTAACTCAGTtaattttgtaaaaaaaattatattaagtATATTACTCCTATCTCTTATGACCGCGCGAAGCGCGGATATACTAACTAGTTATTATATAATCGCTAATACAAGATCCCGGTATATATACTACGGATAAAGGTTAGGTTTCAATAGTCCAAGGAACTGTATTATTACTTCACTTCTGCTATACTCTCTAAAGAAAGGTGCtacatttctttatttttatgcGAATTTTTGAGGGCTTCCCATGTGGGCTTCAAACTACGGGGAGTTTAGGCTCACCCCACTACCTCTCTCCCAACTAAAATACCAGGTTTTGTTTGCGGTAGTTTTTGAACCGTGAGACATGTGCCTTGCTTACACGTCACGTGCTTTGTCCTTACCACTGAACCAAAACCCCGAGAGCTAAGAAGAGGCTATACTTGTTGAGTTGAATaaatagttgtcacgacccaagctaacccctgtcgtgatggcacctatcgtggaactaggcaagccgactcatttccaaaacaaaccgatattttcatttcaaagataatttcaatgttatttaacataaaaaccttcgtaaaggagttccaatcaaaataaaagtgcggaaagaaaagcCCGGCATCGGGgtgctgtcacacctccttttttccgagggggatagggagtttttccaatttaagtgacattattcgaaataagattatttattcaattagagtcaccacttggaataatttatggtgtcccaagtcaccggtttattttaaatcccaaatcgaggaaatttgactcttatttatggtccgcgaacacaaaaGACCGGGTAAAGAATTTTATTAACTCGGGAGAagatgtgaggcactcccgagttccgtggttttagcacggccGCTCCAACTATTATTAATttgcctaattatctgatttgttATATATTTAaaacctattttgtatttttacttttaaccgcttttaattatttatgaaattatttctcgaacaagtcacgatgtcctacacttgtcgttttggcacacgtcgcaaaccgcaccacatgaaatgcacccgcgatttacgacatgcttatttttattattgttagaagttatggtcgggtcacatgaaatgcacaccccgAATggaatttacgtatcgtgaccatgccacgggaaccataCCTATggccacgatgatttattaatcacgCTTAAAGCAAACTACGACGTTCATGATTATCGTCCTAAACTAATTTTGAGATTGCTGTAAGGCCGGGATTTATGGAATTATGGAATTTAAACATGGATGGAATTTGATGTATTAAGACTAATTTGATAGATTCCAACATACTGCAGTATTTGCGAAGGAAAGGTCTCCTAAAGAATCTAAGTCAATTACTTCCTTAAGCTCTTTCTTTACTAAAGCTTAACTCCAATCACTAAAATTAATAAAACTCATGAGTTAAAAGAAATCCATCAACATAAATACGTAAATTCACAACCTCAAACATTCGTCAAAGTATTTTTGGGATAAattaaaataccaaaaagaaCAATGAAACAGTAAAGGAAAATTATCTAAAATCAAGACAACGGACCAACCAAAACGAGCATAACAATATAACCCAAAACATTGTCAAAACCATATCCTAAGAGAAATGAATATATGAAATAACAAGCAAAAGAACATAATCACTCAGAAACCAAACTTATTCGTATTAGGCGAGTTAAATCAAATCAACAATTTATTTCAACTAATTTTTATGCAGAATATACAGGCGTGAAACCCCATTTCAGAACGACCATAATTCCAGGCGTGAAaaaaaagaagcaagaaagagatATGAACCTGAATATGCAGAATTTCAATTAATTTTATGTCCAGAAATGAGACGTGCGAGTACAAAACCGAATGCTCAGAATACAATTATGATTTCAGCAACAGGGGCCGGAATCCAGAAACTCGATCGGCAAATTAACCTTAGCTCAGCTAAATCTCCATCTCAAACAAAACCCTGAAGCAAGAaacagatttttttttc
Protein-coding sequences here:
- the LOC104097827 gene encoding uncharacterized protein isoform X6; its protein translation is MLSSQKFYFNHLAEMPIMMTDAHVSNNDGTTDVISNPSSDKGKKRKGRGKTTWLSIQKKRKDSDNGKLKVIIPSDRTVAVGPGANDFVTELSVKVMHNARHDVKNWKEVPDIAKDRICAHMLDTFQLPDTQHNRDTILKTANNLYRYRRSRLNDHFKKYATKEDCLQNMPPDVNEAEWRFLVEYFDSDTFKRMSEQNKTNKGKQEMNHICGRKSFQAVSFEQRNTSTGKEPNLQKLWELTHMKNGHWINDASAELNIR
- the LOC104097827 gene encoding uncharacterized protein isoform X2; amino-acid sequence: MIKKGEDTNEDVALGNSNKRNKGISRKILRYFPIIPRLQRLFMTKRTAEDMRWYKNKRADDGVLRHPADSLAWKSFDEKYPSFASDPRNIRLGLASDGFNPFGSMSNAYSMWPVILIPYNLPPWLCMKQSNLLLSLLIPGPKGPGMDIDVYLQPLIDDLKILWESGIETYDAFTKQNFFLRAFLLWTINDYPAYGILSGWSTKGKLACPICHIHTCSIYLKHGRKQCYMGHRRFLEVNHPFRRNKSSFDNTKEERLAPQALSGDDALAQLNTSSQVLVDGSTRKRKRDAIRYDNWKKKSVFFELPYWRTLLLRHNLDVMHIEKNISESVIGTLLDIEGKPKDTLKSRLDLQELKIKKPLHTIKNENKYILPPASYTMSKTEKIQFCQLIKEVKFPDAYASNISRCVNVKEARIFGLKSHDHHVLFQRIFPPIIKGILPKDAYDPLVELSLFFSDLCAKELHVEKLDQLDKSIRMTICKLERVFLPTFFDVMVHLAIHLAMEAKLGGPVQFRWMYYIERFLRTLKSYVRNKAHPEGSIAEGYLAEECMTFCSKYLTDMETKQNRPDRNFDSSNIEPNGLSIFNCRGKPLAGGAWINLSTHEINQAHFYILQNCEKVRPWMEQHLEILRKENNRNVSRGTRRNSLCGLRKRW
- the LOC104097827 gene encoding uncharacterized protein isoform X7; protein product: MLSSQKFYFNHLAEMPIMMTDAHVSNNDGTTDVISNPSSDKGKKRKGRGKTTWLSIQKKRKDSDNGKLKVIIPSDRTVAVGPGANDFVTELSVKVMHNARHDVKNWKEVPDIAKDRICAHMLDTFQLPDTQHNRDTILKTANNLYRYRRSRLNDHFKKYATKEDCLQNMPPDVNEAEWRFLVEYFDSDTFKRMSEQNKTNKGKQEMNHICGRKSFQAVSFEQ
- the LOC104097827 gene encoding uncharacterized protein isoform X5, which codes for MMTDAHVSNNDGTTDVISNPSSDKGKKRKGRGKTTWLSIQKKRKDSDNGKLKVIIPSDRTVAVGPGANDFVTELSVKVMHNARHDVKNWKEVPDIAKDRICAHMLDTFQLPDTQHNRDTILKTANNLYRYRRSRLNDHFKKYATKEDCLQNMPPDVNEAEWRFLVEYFDSDTFKRMSEQNKTNKGKQEMNHICGRKSFQAVSFEQRNTSTGKEPNLQKLWELTHMKNGHWINDASAELNIRAKLLSLFLECESIEINIES
- the LOC104097827 gene encoding uncharacterized protein isoform X1, whose amino-acid sequence is MIKKGEDTNEDVALGNSNKRNKGISRKILRYFPIIPRLQRLFMTKRTAEDMRWYKNKRADDGVLRHPADSLAWKSFDEKYPSFASDPRNIRLGLASDGFNPFGSMSNAYSMWPVILIPYNLPPWLCMKQSNLLLSLLIPGPKGPGMDIDVYLQPLIDDLKILWESGIETYDAFTKQNFFLRAFLLWTINDYPAYGILSGWSTKGKLACPICHIHTCSIYLKHGRKQCYMGHRRFLEVNHPFRRNKSSFDNTKEERLAPQALSGDDALAQLNTSSQVLVDGSTRKRKRDAIRYDNWKKKSVFFELPYWRTLLLRHNLDVMHIEKNISESVIGTLLDIEGKPKDTLKSRLDLQELKIKKPLHTIKNENKYILPPASYTMSKTEKIQFCQLIKEVKFPDAYASNISRCVNVKEARIFGLKSHDHHVLFQRIFPPIIKGILPKDAYDPLVELSLFFSDLCAKELHVEKLDQLDKSIRMTICKLERVFLPTFFDVMVHLAIHLAMEAKLGGPVQFRWMYYIERFLRTLKSYVRNKAHPEGSIAEGYLAEECMTFCSKYLTDMETKQNRPDRNFDSSNIEPNGLSIFNCRGKPLAGGAWINLSTHEINQAHFYILQNCEKVRPWMEQHLEILRKENNRNVSRGTRRNSLCGLRKSLS
- the LOC104097827 gene encoding uncharacterized protein isoform X4; translation: MPIMMTDAHVSNNDGTTDVISNPSSDKGKKRKGRGKTTWLSIQKKRKDSDNGKLKVIIPSDRTVAVGPGANDFVTELSVKVMHNARHDVKNWKEVPDIAKDRICAHMLDTFQLPDTQHNRDTILKTANNLYRYRRSRLNDHFKKYATKEDCLQNMPPDVNEAEWRFLVEYFDSDTFKRMSEQNKTNKGKQEMNHICGRKSFQAVSFEQRNTSTGKEPNLQKLWELTHMKNGHWINDASAELNIRAKLLSLFLECESIEINIES
- the LOC104097827 gene encoding uncharacterized protein isoform X3, producing MLSSQKFYFNHLAEMPIMMTDAHVSNNDGTTDVISNPSSDKGKKRKGRGKTTWLSIQKKRKDSDNGKLKVIIPSDRTVAVGPGANDFVTELSVKVMHNARHDVKNWKEVPDIAKDRICAHMLDTFQLPDTQHNRDTILKTANNLYRYRRSRLNDHFKKYATKEDCLQNMPPDVNEAEWRFLVEYFDSDTFKRMSEQNKTNKGKQEMNHICGRKSFQAVSFEQRNTSTGKEPNLQKLWELTHMKNGHWINDASAELNIRAKLLSLFLECESIEINIES